The uncultured Ilyobacter sp. nucleotide sequence TGTGGCAAAAGCACCTTATTTAACATCTTGTCTTCCCTAGACAGAGAGTATAGGGGCAACATTATTATAGATGGAAGGGTGAGTTATATTTTCCAAGAGGACAGACTCGTACCCTGGCTTACAGTAGAGGAAAACCTGAAACTTGTACCGTCACAGGAAAAAAATATAAATAATGTTCTAGAGAAATTTCATGTGGCATCTAAGGCAAAAATCCTCGGAAGAAACCTCAGTGGTGGGGAAAAACAGCGGGTGTCTATAGCCAGGGCTTTTTATCACGGGGGAGAAATTATACTTATGGACGAGGCTCTGAGATCTCTAGATATGCTTTTAAAACTAAAGATTATAGAGGAGATATCTGATAATATAGAAAAGGAGTCAAAAACCATGGTAATAATAAGCCATGATATACAGGAAGCTCTGCTTATAGGGGACAGGATATTCATATTAGATAGAGATCCTATGGAGATAATTGAGAGTTACGATATAAATACACCTAGAAAAAATAGAATTTTAAAAACTGGTGAACTTTTAGATCTGGAAAAAGAAATTTACGAAAAACTTTTGGGTGAAAAAAGTAAAATGCTGTCTGAATAATTTCAGACAGCATTTTTTAACTTAGGAAAGGCAAAGATTATTTTTTGTGATAAGTTTTACAATCTACATGGTCACCAACAATAGTCATATGAACACCCGTAGACATACATTCGTAGGACTTGTTAAAAGAACATTCTGAAACTTTACAAGAACCTACTCCACCGATAACATCGTCAAAACCACCCTTTGACGGCCCAGCCATATAAGTATCACATAGAGGCTCTTTATCCCCTATATTCACAGCTAGAGTATGACATTTCTTATCCTTGTTATAGATACAGTCGACAGCATCACAATCCAAAACTTTAGACATTTTCACGTCCCTTTCACCTCCGCAGCCTTTCCTGTTATAATCTACAATTTCCTACAAAATATTCCTCCTGAAAATAATATTATTCTTGAACTCCCTGTCTGAGATAAACGAGAGACACCTTTATGTTAATTGACAAAACACAAAAAAATGATAGAATGATCAGTGGAATCAAATTTATAAAAGGAAATAGACGATAAATTTTTTTTTCAGTTTGATAAAAATTAACAAAGGGTATAAAAATATTAACATAATTAATCTTAAGGGAGGAACAACAGTGAAAAAAATACTACTTATATTTTCAGTAATACTTTTTGCTATGGGATGTAGCAATAAGTCTGAAAATCCAGGAGAAATCTCAAAAGAAATATCGAAAAAAATTGAGGTTTTATCTACCAGAAAAGTGAAGAAAAGCTTAAAAAACGAAGAGACAGTGCTTATTGACACCAGAAGTTATGATGAATACAATGGATGGGACATCAAAGAAACAGGAATACAGGGTCATATTTCCGGGGCCTACAATCTTCCTGCTAGTTCTCTAGAGCACGAGGGTATAGAGGCCTCTCTAGAGAGAAAAGGAATCAAAAAAGACAATAAGATAATATTATACGGTGACGATACCAGCATGGCAGAGATGCTTTCTGACAAGGGGTATGATGTTTATCTTTATGAAGCTGGAATAAAAGAATGGAATAAGAAAAAATATCCCATTGAAAAACTCCCAAGGTATGAGTCTCTAGTACCTGTAAGCTGGGTAAAAAAATTACTAGAAGAGAAAGATGTTCCTGAGTATAACGGAAAACCTGTAAAGGTCATTAATGCAGGATGGGGAAAAAAGGGTAAATTCCATAAAGACGGTCACATCCCAGGTTCTTATTATGTTCACACAGGGTGGTTTGAAGTGGGACCTCTATGGAACAGGGTAAGTGATGAGACCATAAAAACCGAGCTAGAAAAATTAGGAATAACTAAGGAAACTCTGGTAATTGTTTATGGAGAAGATCCTATGCCGGCGGCGAGATTTGCGATAATATGCAAGTATGCTGGTGTTGAAGATGTTAGAATTATAAACGGAGGTTGGAAAGCCTGGCAAGAGGCTGGATATCCTACAGAAGAGGGTATAGAATATCCTCTACCTGTAGAGGAATTTGGTATGAAGGTCCCTGGGAACCCGGATATTATAATAGACTTACCTGAAGCTGAAAATTATCTAAAAAGTGATAAAAGTGACCTTGTAAGTATAAGAAGCTGGAAAGAATACATAGGTAAAATCAGTGGCTACGACTATATAAAACCTAGAGGAAGAATAAGAGGCGACAAATGGGGTATGGGTGGATCTGACCCTTGGCACCTAGAGGAATACCGTGCAGACTACGGAACTTATATGAGACCCTACAATGAAATCCTGAAGATGTGGGAAGATCTCAAAATAGACACAGATAAAAATATCGCATTTTACTGTGGTACTGGTTGGAGAGCCAGTGAGGTTCTTTTTTATGCATATGTTATGGGATTAGATAAAGTATCTCTTTATGACGGCGGATGGAAAGAGTGGTCAGAAAATCCAGAGACAGAGGATAAAATTTTAAAGGGTGAACCTGAAAATCTAAATGAAGAAAAATATTAATAAATAAGAAACCCTCCTAGCTAGGAGGGTTTCTTATTTATTAATGTTTTATGGACTTTATAAGGCTTACAACGGGATTATCCATTAGTTTATCTATATAAGCACGTTTTCCAAGCTTGCTAAAGGCCTCTGCATATGTTGGATAGGGATGAATCACTCCGGACAGTTTATCTAGAGAGAGACCGTTTGATTTCATAGCCTGTATCTCGCATATCAGTTCTCCTGCCCTGTCGGCTAGAATCTGAGCTCCCAAAATCTTTTTCTTGTGATCACAGATAATTTTAACCTTAAAAATATCATCTTTTTTTGTCTTTGCCCTGTCCAATTCATCTCTTTCCAAAGAATAAATATGAATATTGTCATGTTTTTCACGGGCTTCTTTCTCACTCATACCTGCACTGGCGAGCTCAGGTTGTGTAAATGTTGCCCAAGCTACATTAGAGTAGTCTATGGACTTTTTAAGAGGTGTAAGGGCGTTTTGTACCGCAATTATACCTTGATAATTGGCCATATGTGAAAACTGATATGGCCCTACAACGTCTCCTACAGCATAGATGTTGTGGATATTTGTCTCTAGGTATTTATCCACCTCTATACCCTTTTTATTATATTCTATACCTGCATTTTCAAGCTTCAGAGATGCTGTCGAAGGTTTTCTCCCTACAGCCACTAGCATAGATTCTGCAGATATTTCACTTTTTTCTCCGTCTTTTTCCACAGTGAGGATTATAGTGTTATTGTTTTTTTTCACTTCCACAGCCTTTGTTTTAATGTGGATATTGACTCCTTCGTCTATTAGTTTTTCCCTTAAGATATGTGCAAACTCCTGGTCCTCCCTAAAGAGAATATTATCTAACATCTCCACTAGATGAACTTCAACTCCGATACGGTTTAAAGCCTGGGCCATTTCCACTCCAATAGCCCCACCGCCTAGGATGATCATGGATTTTGGAAGTTCTTCAAGGAGGAATAATGATTCATTTGTAAGGAAGTCCACAGTGTTTATCCCAGGTATAGGGGGCACAAAGGGAGAAGACCCTGTTGCGATAATAATACTCTTACCGCTAAAGGTATTCTCCCCTACTTTTATAGTTTTATTTTCTGTAAATTCAGCCTCTCCCTCTAGAAAATTAATTCCTGTTTTTTCAAGGACTTCAGGAGTCTCATGAGAATAGACATCCTCAATTACTTTTTTTACATCTTTCATTATTTTTCTTGTATCAGGTTTAAAGTCACAGTATTTTCTAGCAGAATTTATCTCTTTTGAGATATTTATAAGGGCTTTACTAGGAACACATCCTGACCAGGTACATTCCCCACCAGTTCTGTTTTTTTCTATGAGAAGTACCGATTTGCCGAAACCCTTGGCAGTGATAGCACATGTCAGTCCTGCTGCCCCTGCTCCTATAACAATGAGGTCAAAGTCAAAAGTCATTTTTATCCCTCCGTAAAAATTAATTTTTCAGGGAAGATCGATGCCTTTTTGTTTTACGAAGCACAGCACGTCCCTTCAGACAAATATATACTTTGTTTTTTTAACACATCCTCTAATTTATCCACAAAAATATCGATATCCTCTTCTGTTATATCAAATGACATTACAAATCTTGATTCTTTTTTGTATTCATTCCATAGGTAAAAGTATGAAAATTCCTGCATCTCTTCAACTGCATCCATAGGGATCTTAGCAAAGACAATATTTGCCATGACATCATTTGTCACTTCCACACCTAGATTTACAAGTTTTTTCTTGAGGTACTTTGCCATACTGTTGGCTTTAGATGCATTTGTATGCCATAAATTGTCCTCTAAAAGTCCAAGATACTGGGCAGATATAAATCTCATTTTTGAGTGAAGCTGAAGATTTTGTTTACGAAGTCTAAAGAAGTCCTTTGCTAACTCTTTGTTGAAAAATACGATAGCCTCTCCAAACATAAGACCGTTTTTTGTACCTCCAAAAGACAGCACGTCTACACCACAGTCGGCAGTCATCTCTTTTAAAGAGCATCCTAAGGCTGCAGCAGCATTAGAAAGTCTAGTTCCGTCCATGTGCAGAAGCATGTTGTTTCTTTTTGCAAAGGCAGAAATATTTTTTATCTCTGCAGGAGTGTATACAGTTCCAAGCTCTGTAGCCTGAGTTATAGATATTATATGAGCCTCAGGTTTATGAATGGCTCCCTTAAAAGACAGGAATTTTTCAGCAGCTTTTATACTGAATTTTCCATCTTCAGATGGAACAGGCAGAAGTTGCATCCCAGTTATTTTCGAAGGTGCACCAGCTTCGTCCTGAAATATATGAGCTGTATCAGGGCATAGAACACAGGTAGCTCTTCCTTTCATAGCCTCTAGTGCCAGTACGTTACACCCGGTTCCATTGAATACGAAAAATACCTCTACATCTCCAAAAGTCTCTTTGAATTTTTCTTTAGCTTTTATAGTTAGAGGATCCATACCATAGGCAAAAGCATGTCCTTGGTTTGCCTCCATAAGTTTTTCCATAATCTTTGGGTCTACCCCACTAAAATTATCACTCGCAAATGTTCTTTCCATCTTTATCCCCCCTAAAATTATCTATAATAAATATTTTACGACCAACAAAAAATCCGGATGAGATATAAAAAAAGGCTACAAAAAATGCAGCCTCTAGAAAACAAGTGATTGTTTTCCTCTGTCCATTGTACCTGAGAGTATTACTCCTTCGGCGACTGACTAAACAGTTCTCTCCAGAGGCTCGTCCAGAATAGGTCCTTTTACCTGAGAGTTTTACTCCTTCGGTGGCTGATTAATCAGCTCTCTCCCTATACCTTCGTCCGACTTTATTAAATTTTATTTATCGAAGTCATTCTATAGTATTTTATTCTAATTGTCAAAGAAAATTTGAAAAAATATTAAGTTTGGTACTTTAGTTCTAATTTTTTGGACAAAGATTTAACGATATTTAAAAGCTCTGTATCTACAAAGTGTTCCAGAATTTTTTTGTAATTATTTCTTTGTATTTTAGCATTTCTTCAGAGGCGTGCTTTAGAATGTCTTTTATTACTGGGGTTAAACCTGTTATGGAAATAGTGGCAAATAATGAACCATCTTCATTTAAAATTGGTACTGCAATACTACTTACACCTAAACCAGTTTCTCCAAATTCTAAAGAATAACCATTTTTGTCTATTTCTTTAAGATTTTCTATAAGTCTCTTTTCGTCTAGAATAGTAAATTTTGTAAATTTTTCAAATTTCAAATTTTCAAAGACAGAATTATTTTGATTATATTTTAAAAATAATTTTCCAGAAGATGTCGCATGTAAGGGGAGAGGCATATAGTCTTCTGTTGCCAAGATGTAGTATGAACTTTCAGGGTTAATTGTCTTTACACTCATAATTTCAGATCCAAAGACTATCTGAAGTCTGCTTGAAACCTTATATTTTTCAGCAAGTTCTTTGAGATAAGGTTTTGTTATAAATTTGAGTTTATTTACTGTATTTGAATATGACAAGTTAGACTTTGTAATATAGAAACTCCCTAGAGAATAAGTGTTATTTTCAAGATTGTGATCCAAAAGATTATTAAATACTAAAGTATTTGTAATACCCCTAGTAGTATTTATATTTAATTCTAATTTTTCACTTATATTGTTTAAAGTCAAAGTTTTATTATTGTTATCAAAGCAATTTATTATATCTATAGCTCTTTGTATTGATTGAATTAATTTCATGTGTGCCCTCCAATTGGTAAATAATTCTAAGTATATTTTAAGTTAATTAAAAAAAAAAAGCAATCTTAATGTTAGACCAATTTTTTATCTAATTATAGTTAAATAAATTGATGATTAAATAGATAATAGCCAAGTTATATTTAGTTTGATTTCAGGTATAAAAGTTTTCATACTCATCAAAATTTTTCTTGACAAAAAATTAAAAACAAAGTAAAACTATAATATAGTGATTTAAACTACAATGTAGTTTTATAAAAATTGGGAGGGGTATATGATGAAAGATAAACCGATCTGTTACGTACCAGAGCGAAAAATACCAGAGCTTTATAGCGGGACACCTACATTTTTGGGGCTGCCTAAAATATCAGACGAGAACATTTTGAAAAATTCTGATATAGTTATAATGGGTGTACCTTGGGAAGGTGTATGTACTTACGGGCCTTATTCAATGTGTGAAATGGCTACAAAAACTATAAGACAGGCATCTGTCAGATACGGAGGATTTTTGCCTGAATTTGATATCGATGTTTTCGATCATTTTACTGGAGGAGACTTTGGGGATTCAGTAGTTCAAAATGGAAATTATGATTTATCTTTTGAGAATTTAAGAAAAAAGTATGCTCAAATTTTAGAGGCTAAAAAATTTCCTGTAGTTTTTGGGGGAGATCATTCAATTTCATATCCGCTGATAAGTGAATTTGCAAAAGCCCATAAAGGAAGAGTCGGGGTTATCCACTTTGATGCCCATATGGACAATATGGATTCTTTCGGAGAAGAAAAATATGCAAGATGTTCTCCTTTTCACAGACTCTACGAAGATGAGAATATAGATCCTTCTAAAATGGTTCATTTTGGTATCAGGGGACCTAGAAATAATCCTTCCGGACTTAAAGAAGCTAAAAAATATGGAGCAACTGTAATAACCGGAATGGAAATTAAGATGAAAGGCTACATCGAGTCAATAAGAAAGGCCATAGAAATTGCCAAGAATGACACTGATGCAGTCTACATAACTATATGTTCTGATATATTGGATATTGCAAACAATCCGGCCGGACCTCCTGATCCTTGCGGATTAACAACTTTTGAATTAGCAATGATGCTTTATGAATGCGGAAAAGCAGGAGTTGACGGATTTGACTATGTTGAAATCTATCCGGGAAAAGACCCACACGGGACTTCTTCACATACAGCAGTTTGGATGACAATTTATCTGCTAGCTGGAATGGCTGAAAGGAAATCTAAGGGCTAGAAAAAATTAAAGTATAGGGGGGGAATTTATGAATCAACAAGTTGTAGAAAATAATAGTGGAAAGTTTTCATTGAAAGATAAAATAAAAGCTATGGGGCCGGCTGTGGTTATAGTGGGATCTTTCTTAGGACCAGGGACTGTAACAACTGCAACTAGAACAGGAGCAGGTTTTGGGTATGGGTTGCTTTGGACTATCATATTTTCAGTTATTGCAACAATTGTTCTACAGGAAATGTCTGCAAGATTGGGGATAATAACACAGGAAGAATTGTCTAAACATATAGTAGATATATTTGAAGAGAAGCCGGTGCTGAAATCTATTGCAATCTTATTTGTCGGTGGTGCTATAACTTTGGGTGGTATAGCTTATATGTCCGGAGACCTGATAGGTACTTCTCTGGGTGTTTCTAATGTTACTGGAATTCCGACTAATTATATTGCTCCTATTATTGGTGTCATTATATTATTTATTATTAATATGGGAGATATCAAATGGCTGGAAAAAATCCTCAGTGTCTTAGTGGCATTAATGGTTTTCGTATTTGTAGTAACAATGGTTGTGGTTAAACCTGATCTCGGCGAACTGACAAAAGGTTTTGTACCAGTTATTCCTAAAGGCGGATTGATGAACTGTATTGCACTTATCGGTACAACAATTGTTCCTTATAACCTCTTTATTCACTGTTCAAATGCTAAAAAACATTGGAAGACTCCTGAAGAATTAGAACTTTCTAAATGGGGAACCTATACAGCTATTACAATTGGAGGAATCATAACTGCATCTGTTATGATTACGGCAGCAGCTGTTATGAAAGGAATGCCGGTAAATTCAGCAGCAGATATGGCAGTTCAACTAGAACCAACATTAGGGAAATATGCGAATCTGTTTATGAGTGTGGGTCTTTTTTCTGCAGGGCTTTCATCTGCAATTTGTACACCGCTTGGAGTTTCTTATGTACTAGGGGGACTTCTAGGATGGAAATTAGATAAAAGTGATAAGAGGTTCTTGTACACAAATATTGGGATTCTTCTACTTGGAATAATCGGTTCTGCAACTGGAATAAACCCTTTGAGCATAATAATCGCCGCTCAGGCATTAAATGGAATATTCTTACCGGTTATTGTAATTTTCTTAGTATATATAACTTGCTCTAAAAATGTACTTGGTAAATATGTAAACAGCAAAGCAGTTACAGTTCTTGGGGTATTTATAAGCATAATTACATTTGTTCTCGGAACATCGAGTGTTTTATCAGTAATAAAAACATTATTTGGATAATTAAAAATCAATATTAAAATTTCAATATCAGGTTTGTGTTATAAAGTTGTTTTTAAATAAATATTAGAGCTTAAAACTACATAAATATGTTAGTAGTTTAAGCTCTATTTTTTTAATCTGATAATTATGTAAGATTTTGTATTTTTTCGGAGGTAATATATGCAAGAATTATTATCAAATTTAGTTGAAAAATATAAGGAATACTCAATTAATGGGAAAGTGGCAGACTACATCCCCGGTTTAAGCCTGGCTGATCCCAGTACCCTCGGTATCGCAGTATGTTGTAAAGACGGCGAATGTTATTCTTCTGGAGCGGGAAAAGAACTGTTTACAATACAAAGTATTTCAAAGGTTATTACCCTGATGCTTGCAATCCGAGATAACGGAGAAGATTATGTTTTTTCGAAAATAGGTATGGAGCCCACAGGAGATGCCTTCAACTCCATACAAAAGCTAGAGACATGTAAAACACATAAACCCTTTAATCCTCTCATAAATGCAGGAGCAATAGCGGTGAGTTCACTTATAAAAGGGGAAAGTTCAGAGAGAAAATTCAAAAGGATTCTTGATTTTATCAGGAAAATTTCAGAAAATCCTGATTTAAGCTATGATGAAGAGATCTACCTTGGAGAAAAAAGGACTGGAAATAGGAACAGATCTATGGCTTATTTTATGAAAAATGAAGGGATTATAGAGGGAGATGTGGAAGAAGCATTAGATGTTTATTTTAAACAGTGTTCTATAAAAGTATCAGCGTTAGATCTAGCTAAAATAGGACTTTTTCTAGTTAATGATGGAATAATAAAAAGTGGAGAAAAGGTAGTTTCAACTCACACAGCTAAAATAGTAAAAAGTTTGATGATTACATGCGGTATGTACGACGGTTCAGGAGAGTTTGCGGTAAGAGTAGGGATACCTTCAAAATCAGGTGTAGGAGGCGGAATTCTGTCAGTTGCACCTGGGAAGATGGGAATCGGTATTTATGGCCCAGCACTTGATGAAAAGGGGAAC carries:
- a CDS encoding ABC transporter ATP-binding protein, with protein sequence MIRVENLYKDYDSKVVMKDFNINFEKNKVTVLLGPSGCGKSTLFNILSSLDREYRGNIIIDGRVSYIFQEDRLVPWLTVEENLKLVPSQEKNINNVLEKFHVASKAKILGRNLSGGEKQRVSIARAFYHGGEIILMDEALRSLDMLLKLKIIEEISDNIEKESKTMVIISHDIQEALLIGDRIFILDRDPMEIIESYDINTPRKNRILKTGELLDLEKEIYEKLLGEKSKMLSE
- a CDS encoding DUF1540 domain-containing protein, which gives rise to MSKVLDCDAVDCIYNKDKKCHTLAVNIGDKEPLCDTYMAGPSKGGFDDVIGGVGSCKVSECSFNKSYECMSTGVHMTIVGDHVDCKTYHKK
- a CDS encoding rhodanese-like domain-containing protein gives rise to the protein MKKILLIFSVILFAMGCSNKSENPGEISKEISKKIEVLSTRKVKKSLKNEETVLIDTRSYDEYNGWDIKETGIQGHISGAYNLPASSLEHEGIEASLERKGIKKDNKIILYGDDTSMAEMLSDKGYDVYLYEAGIKEWNKKKYPIEKLPRYESLVPVSWVKKLLEEKDVPEYNGKPVKVINAGWGKKGKFHKDGHIPGSYYVHTGWFEVGPLWNRVSDETIKTELEKLGITKETLVIVYGEDPMPAARFAIICKYAGVEDVRIINGGWKAWQEAGYPTEEGIEYPLPVEEFGMKVPGNPDIIIDLPEAENYLKSDKSDLVSIRSWKEYIGKISGYDYIKPRGRIRGDKWGMGGSDPWHLEEYRADYGTYMRPYNEILKMWEDLKIDTDKNIAFYCGTGWRASEVLFYAYVMGLDKVSLYDGGWKEWSENPETEDKILKGEPENLNEEKY
- a CDS encoding NAD(P)/FAD-dependent oxidoreductase encodes the protein MTFDFDLIVIGAGAAGLTCAITAKGFGKSVLLIEKNRTGGECTWSGCVPSKALINISKEINSARKYCDFKPDTRKIMKDVKKVIEDVYSHETPEVLEKTGINFLEGEAEFTENKTIKVGENTFSGKSIIIATGSSPFVPPIPGINTVDFLTNESLFLLEELPKSMIILGGGAIGVEMAQALNRIGVEVHLVEMLDNILFREDQEFAHILREKLIDEGVNIHIKTKAVEVKKNNNTIILTVEKDGEKSEISAESMLVAVGRKPSTASLKLENAGIEYNKKGIEVDKYLETNIHNIYAVGDVVGPYQFSHMANYQGIIAVQNALTPLKKSIDYSNVAWATFTQPELASAGMSEKEAREKHDNIHIYSLERDELDRAKTKKDDIFKVKIICDHKKKILGAQILADRAGELICEIQAMKSNGLSLDKLSGVIHPYPTYAEAFSKLGKRAYIDKLMDNPVVSLIKSIKH
- a CDS encoding low specificity L-threonine aldolase, producing MERTFASDNFSGVDPKIMEKLMEANQGHAFAYGMDPLTIKAKEKFKETFGDVEVFFVFNGTGCNVLALEAMKGRATCVLCPDTAHIFQDEAGAPSKITGMQLLPVPSEDGKFSIKAAEKFLSFKGAIHKPEAHIISITQATELGTVYTPAEIKNISAFAKRNNMLLHMDGTRLSNAAAALGCSLKEMTADCGVDVLSFGGTKNGLMFGEAIVFFNKELAKDFFRLRKQNLQLHSKMRFISAQYLGLLEDNLWHTNASKANSMAKYLKKKLVNLGVEVTNDVMANIVFAKIPMDAVEEMQEFSYFYLWNEYKKESRFVMSFDITEEDIDIFVDKLEDVLKKQSIYLSEGTCCAS
- a CDS encoding IclR family transcriptional regulator C-terminal domain-containing protein, whose translation is MKLIQSIQRAIDIINCFDNNNKTLTLNNISEKLELNINTTRGITNTLVFNNLLDHNLENNTYSLGSFYITKSNLSYSNTVNKLKFITKPYLKELAEKYKVSSRLQIVFGSEIMSVKTINPESSYYILATEDYMPLPLHATSSGKLFLKYNQNNSVFENLKFEKFTKFTILDEKRLIENLKEIDKNGYSLEFGETGLGVSSIAVPILNEDGSLFATISITGLTPVIKDILKHASEEMLKYKEIITKKFWNTL
- a CDS encoding agmatinase family protein codes for the protein MMKDKPICYVPERKIPELYSGTPTFLGLPKISDENILKNSDIVIMGVPWEGVCTYGPYSMCEMATKTIRQASVRYGGFLPEFDIDVFDHFTGGDFGDSVVQNGNYDLSFENLRKKYAQILEAKKFPVVFGGDHSISYPLISEFAKAHKGRVGVIHFDAHMDNMDSFGEEKYARCSPFHRLYEDENIDPSKMVHFGIRGPRNNPSGLKEAKKYGATVITGMEIKMKGYIESIRKAIEIAKNDTDAVYITICSDILDIANNPAGPPDPCGLTTFELAMMLYECGKAGVDGFDYVEIYPGKDPHGTSSHTAVWMTIYLLAGMAERKSKG
- a CDS encoding Nramp family divalent metal transporter, whose protein sequence is MNQQVVENNSGKFSLKDKIKAMGPAVVIVGSFLGPGTVTTATRTGAGFGYGLLWTIIFSVIATIVLQEMSARLGIITQEELSKHIVDIFEEKPVLKSIAILFVGGAITLGGIAYMSGDLIGTSLGVSNVTGIPTNYIAPIIGVIILFIINMGDIKWLEKILSVLVALMVFVFVVTMVVVKPDLGELTKGFVPVIPKGGLMNCIALIGTTIVPYNLFIHCSNAKKHWKTPEELELSKWGTYTAITIGGIITASVMITAAAVMKGMPVNSAADMAVQLEPTLGKYANLFMSVGLFSAGLSSAICTPLGVSYVLGGLLGWKLDKSDKRFLYTNIGILLLGIIGSATGINPLSIIIAAQALNGIFLPVIVIFLVYITCSKNVLGKYVNSKAVTVLGVFISIITFVLGTSSVLSVIKTLFG
- the glsA gene encoding glutaminase A, whose protein sequence is MQELLSNLVEKYKEYSINGKVADYIPGLSLADPSTLGIAVCCKDGECYSSGAGKELFTIQSISKVITLMLAIRDNGEDYVFSKIGMEPTGDAFNSIQKLETCKTHKPFNPLINAGAIAVSSLIKGESSERKFKRILDFIRKISENPDLSYDEEIYLGEKRTGNRNRSMAYFMKNEGIIEGDVEEALDVYFKQCSIKVSALDLAKIGLFLVNDGIIKSGEKVVSTHTAKIVKSLMITCGMYDGSGEFAVRVGIPSKSGVGGGILSVAPGKMGIGIYGPALDEKGNSIAGIALLEALSKEMLLSIF